The Citrifermentans bemidjiense Bem genome window below encodes:
- a CDS encoding outer membrane beta-barrel protein, translating to MKKWSVLFAITLLAVTSAIADAESIAGRVGITGQLGFATVATSNYSRDFVASNSLSDDKLSSGSTFAGGGGLILGLTRNVAVEAGALYLAPRDYKNAGVKALEIENVDVSLGLQLRNNVSEDIAAYFGGGVDVLLSSVKDFNGNKGKADTVVGGHVNVGGDYFVSRHIALNFDLRGLIFPEVDLKSGGRTVAEYDPISFVGLIGVRFFLN from the coding sequence ATGAAAAAGTGGAGCGTACTGTTTGCGATCACGCTTTTAGCGGTTACTTCCGCCATAGCCGATGCTGAAAGCATCGCGGGACGTGTTGGCATCACTGGGCAGCTAGGATTCGCCACTGTCGCAACTAGCAACTACTCACGGGACTTCGTCGCGTCAAACTCGCTCTCTGATGACAAGCTCAGCTCAGGCTCGACATTCGCCGGCGGCGGCGGGTTGATCCTGGGCCTGACCAGGAACGTGGCAGTCGAAGCGGGTGCGCTCTACCTCGCACCACGGGACTACAAAAATGCTGGAGTAAAGGCGTTGGAGATTGAAAACGTAGACGTCTCGCTGGGGCTGCAACTGCGTAACAACGTGTCGGAAGATATCGCGGCGTATTTTGGGGGAGGGGTGGACGTCCTTCTCTCCTCGGTGAAGGATTTTAACGGTAACAAGGGGAAGGCGGACACCGTGGTCGGAGGACATGTGAATGTGGGCGGCGATTACTTTGTATCCAGACATATCGCTTTGAACTTTGACTTGCGAGGCCTGATATTTCCAGAGGTTGATCTGAAATCCGGGGGGAGGACCGTTGCAGAATACGATCCGATCAGTTTTGTAGGGCTGATAGGGGTGAGGTTTTTTCTGAACTGA
- a CDS encoding Flp family type IVb pilin, translated as MEKLTKMFVQMRSKLQDQKGATMVEYGLMLALIAAVCVTVVGSIGTQAESTFQTIVDALTPAV; from the coding sequence ATGGAAAAACTTACCAAGATGTTCGTCCAGATGCGGTCGAAGTTGCAGGACCAAAAAGGCGCAACCATGGTTGAGTACGGCCTCATGCTGGCGCTTATCGCAGCCGTGTGCGTGACAGTAGTAGGAAGTATCGGCACTCAAGCCGAGTCGACTTTCCAGACAATCGTGGATGCTCTTACTCCTGCTGTTTAA
- a CDS encoding TadE/TadG family type IV pilus assembly protein, with the protein MKQSDQKGTAMVELALLLPLLLLIVFGITEFGRAFYIKNALTNAAREGARRASVTTTDPTVDPALATLKEYVKGACAFPVKPEAILIESTSTPPQHGASSITVTVPYDFQFMYPLTSKLNITLTGQASMFYE; encoded by the coding sequence ATGAAGCAGAGCGACCAAAAAGGAACAGCGATGGTGGAACTGGCACTCCTACTCCCACTCTTGCTTCTTATAGTGTTCGGCATAACGGAATTCGGTAGGGCCTTCTATATAAAGAACGCTCTTACCAACGCTGCACGCGAGGGTGCCCGGAGAGCCTCTGTCACAACTACTGACCCTACTGTCGATCCCGCGCTGGCTACCTTGAAAGAGTACGTGAAGGGTGCGTGCGCCTTTCCTGTCAAGCCGGAAGCAATCCTCATCGAGTCTACATCTACGCCACCGCAGCATGGAGCGAGCAGCATAACGGTAACAGTGCCTTACGATTTCCAATTTATGTATCCACTTACCTCGAAATTGAACATCACCTTAACCGGTCAAGCATCTATGTTCTATGAGTAA